Proteins encoded within one genomic window of Tigriopus californicus strain San Diego chromosome 12, Tcal_SD_v2.1, whole genome shotgun sequence:
- the LOC131891303 gene encoding uncharacterized protein LOC131891303, translating into MKWPSICGPFVARLRNLSTSTVCDILFLWFCDVGFPRYLKSDKGPQLRGEFEDFCRKHNIRFETSSPYNSQSNGLAEVVVKSMKTLLKKVDQNEKEFRAALLAWRSNPRSDGFSPANGFFGRDLRGQLPDCREQSPPVSPEFAAARLRSLERFLNRDQGHDLEALPVGACVLVQDCISGDWRPGGVILERLDNGRSYRVHTPCGEYRRNRRFLRLDHSVPPPDPDDTLIEKPPLSPRRSGRTRRNVSFLGINHIS; encoded by the exons atgaag TGGCCTTCCATTTGTGGCCCATTTGTGGCACGGTTGCGGAATTTGTCGACCTCCACAGTTTGTGACATTCTGTTTCTGTGGTTTTGCGACGTCGGTTTTCCGCGATATCTGAAGAGTGACAAGGGGCCACAGCTCCGCGGGGAATTCGAGGATTTCTGCCGCAAGCATAACATCAGATTCGAGACGTCATCTCCATATAACTCCCAAAGCAACGGTTTGGCAGAGGTGGTTGTAAAATCcatgaaaacacttttgaagaaGGTGGACCAGAATGAAAAAGAGTTTCGTGCAGCTTTACTTGCTTGGCGTTCTAATCCACGGTCTGACGGGTTTAGCCCGGCGAATGGCTTCTTCGGACGCGACTTGCGAGGTCAATTGCCTGATTGTCGCGAGCAATCACCACCTGTCTCTCCGGAGTTTGCCGCCGCCAGATTACGCTCCTTGGAGCGTTTCCTCAACCGTGATCAGGGGCACGATTTGGAGGCTCTACCCGTCGGGGCTTGTGTCTTGGTCCAGGATTGCATCTCTGGTGACTGGAGGCCTGGGGGTGTGATCCTCGAACGGCTGGATAATGGTCGTTCTTACCGTGTCCACACTCCGTGCGGGGAGTATCGTCGGAATCGCCGGTTTTTACGTTTGGACCACTCTGTGCCTCCGCCTGATCCGGATGACACATTAATTGAAAAGCCCCCACTCTCTCCCCGTCGCAGTGGGCGGACCCGAAGGAACGTCTCATTCCTTGGgatcaatcatatttcttaA